Proteins from a genomic interval of Anomalospiza imberbis isolate Cuckoo-Finch-1a 21T00152 chromosome 18, ASM3175350v1, whole genome shotgun sequence:
- the SCARF2 gene encoding scavenger receptor class F member 2 isoform X2 encodes MCTCHPNGQCEDVTGQCTCNLNRWGPKCENICLCKHGKCDQKTGKCTCEPNWWGPQCSSSCYCSHNSQCDQQTGNCLCQPGWWGRGCNNQCSCNNSPCEQFTGRCQCRERTFGPRCDRYCQCYKGKCNQVDGTCTCEPGYRGKYCREPCPAGFYGQGCRRRCGQCKSLQPCTVADGRCLTCEAGWNGTKCDQPCSPGFYGEGCEKLCPPCKDGHTCNHINGKCSHCNPGWIGDRCETKCRNGTYGENCAFVCNDCVNGQCHFETGQCLCHPGSHGTYCNLTCPPGRYGANCAEVCGCHDGACDPLTGACHMEANQRMGVIGAGALLALLLILLLSLLCCCCVCRKKDEASGSSQDPAAAKKPPRCLCGRFSRIGMKLPRIPLRRQKLPKVMVAHHDLENTLNCSFIEPPSVVEQPSPSWSSRGSFSSFDTTDEGPVYCVPHEESMGDSRDRGTPASPGDKLVAPISGEDAGEYTFLKETGSVRAFPTDSSETPLLKSSDSERSSCGSGSAGAALYARVARLSKQSKEEEDATAEPRSPEKPPSPERTKPRPPDPATKPKVSWIHGRYNSGQSNSLPAPSQSPEQVAARSGSPEQGQVLAKRKRSPSETSANVHGRAEEKGGARSKEKAQKQLKEPGVPEGKSSLCGEPQSPSKPKQRSKAGSEPMETINGAVQNAFRKMGAFQPERRAGDTKDASCSPGTSKPRSEPLHPQLASELAAQLKEKTQSLNKGDGGIRVNGVGAQREKPTPPQKAKRSAAAGGQKTSKPLLPTSPHLQKLIPAAAETAAGEPKWMEKPNAGSGQDQTLPTEQTAKKTPIKKPPRKKSREASLEPPRAAAVPAQAVQ; translated from the exons ATGTGCACCTGCCATCCCAATGGGCAGTGCGAGGACGTGACAGGCCAGTGCACCTGCAACCTCAACCGCTGGGGCCCCAAGTGCGAGAACATCTGCCTCTGCAAGCACGGCAAGTGCGACCAGAAGACGGGCAAATGCACCTGTGAGCCCAACTGGTGGGGCCCAcagtgctccagctcctgctacTGCAGCCACAACTCCCAGTGTGACCAGCAGACAGGCAactgcctgtgccagcctggtTGGTGGGGCCGTGGCTGCAACAACCAGTGCTCCTGCAACAACTCGCCCTGCGAGCAGTTCACGGGGCGCTGCCAGTGCCGGGAGAGGACCTTCGGGCCTCGCTGCGACCGCTACTGCCAGTGCTACAAGGGCAAGTGCAACCAGGTGGACGGGACCTGCACCTGCGAGCCAGGCTACCGGGGCAAGTACTGCCGCGAGCCGTGCCCGGCCGGCTTCTatggccagggctgcaggaggcg GTGTGGGCAGTGCAAGAGCCTGCAGCCATGCACCGTGGCCGATGGGCGCTGCCTGACGTGTGAGGCGGGCTGGAATGGCACCAAGTGCGACCAGCCCTGCTCGCCCGGCTTCTACGGAGAGGGCTGCGAGAAGCTCTGTCCCCCCTGCAAGGATGGCCACACCTGCAATCACATCAATGGCAAATGCTCCCACTGCAACCCGGGATGGATTGGAGACCG GTGTGAAACCAAGTGCCGGAACGGGACATATGGGGAGAACTGCGCCTTCGTCTGCAACGACTGCGTCAATGGCCAGTGCCACTTCGAGACTGGGCAGTGCCTCTGCCACCCTGGCTCCCATGGCACATA CTGTAACCTGACTTGCCCTCCTGGACGCTACGGAGCCAACTGTGCCGAAGTCTGCGGCTGTCACGATGGTGCCTGTGACCCCCTGACGGGCGCCTGCCACATGG AGGCCAACCAGAGGATGGGGGTGATCGGGGCAGGGGCCCTCCTGGCGTTGCTGCTcatcctcctgctctccctgctctgctgctgctgcgtcTGCCGCAAGAAGGACGAAGCCAGCGG ctccagccaggacccagcagcagccaagaaGCCTCCAAGATGTTTGTGTGGGCGGTTCAGTCGGATCGGGATGAAACTCCCACGCATCCCCCTTCGCCGCCAGAAGCTGCCCAAGGTCATGG TGGCCCACCATGACCTGGAAAACACCCTGAACTGCAGCTTCATTGAGCCACCCTCTGTAGTGGAGCAGCCTTCCCCATCCTGGTCATCCCGtggctccttctcctcctttgaCACCACGGACGAGGGGCCTGTGTACTGTGTCCCCCATGAAG AGAGCAtgggtgacagcagggacagagggacacctgCCAGCCCCGGGGACAAGCTGGTGGCCCCAATCAGCGGGGAGGATGCAGGAGAATACACGTTCCTGAAGGAGACGGGCTCTGTCAGAGCTTTCCCGACCGACAGCAGTGAGACACCCCTGCTCAAGTCCTCCGACAGCGAACGCTCCTCCTGCGGCTCGGGGTCGGCTGGCGCCGCGCTCTACGCCAGGGTCGCCCGCCTCTCCAAGCAGtccaaggaggaggaggatgccaCTGCGGAGCCCCGCAGCCCCGAGAAGCCGCCATCCCCGGAAAGGACCAAGCCCCGTCCTCCAGACCCGGCCACGAAGCCCAAAGTCTCCTGGATCCACGGCAGGTACAACTCTGGCCAGTCCAACTCGCTGCCGGCACCCAGCCAGTCCCCAGAGCAGGTGGCTGCCCGGTCCGGCAGCCCCGAGCAAGGCCAGGTCTTGGCCAAGAGGAAGAGAAGTCCAAGCGAGACGTCGGCCAACGTGCACGGCAGAGCGGAGGAAAAGGGCGGCGCCCGCAGCAAGGAGAAAGCGCAGAAGCAACTGAAGGAACCTGGCGTCCCCGAGGGCAAATCCAGCCTTTGCGGGGAGCCGCAGTCACCCTCCAAACCCAAGCAGAGGAGCAAAGCCGGCTCGGAGCCCATGGAGACCATCAATGGGGCGGTGCAGAACGCCTTCCGAAAGATGGGTGCCTTCCAACCGGAGcggcgggctggggacaccaaggATGCTTCTTGTAGCCCTGGCACCAGCAAGCCCCGCTCCGAGCCGCTGCATCCCCAGCTGGCCTCCGAGCTGGCCGCCCAACTGAAGGAAAAGACTCAGAGCCTCAACAAGGGGGACGGAGGCATCCGGGTGAACGGGGTCGGTGCCCAGAGGGAGAAGCCCACCCCTCCACAGAAAGCCAAGCGCTCGGCGGCCGCCGGCGGCCAGAAGACCAGCAAACCCTTGCTGCCCACCTCTCCCCATCTGCAAAAACTGATCCCTGCGGCGGCCGAGACGGCAGCCGGGGAGCCCAAGTGGATGGAGAAGCCAAATGCCGGCAGCGGCCAGGATCAGACTCTCCCCACTGAGCAGACAGCCAAGAAAACCCCCATTAAGAAGCCTCCCAGGAAGAAGAGCCGGGAAGCGAGCCTGGAGCcacccagggcagctgctgtgcctgctcaGGCAGTGCAGTGA